In the genome of Populus nigra chromosome 9, ddPopNigr1.1, whole genome shotgun sequence, one region contains:
- the LOC133703341 gene encoding cysteine-rich receptor-like protein kinase 25 gives MAYSFPSFEKTIQFLWLCFFISNLLDLAHADPPYSVCSNNSNYSANSTFENNLHILMSSIRSNASVSKLYNTSTGNDLDRIYAQYMCINYITHDSCSTCITAASQDIMQVCPGDKEAVVWEELCQLRYSNQSFLGHLDVSGNIALDNKKDVENPEQFRLVVNDTLSDLTKQVAFNASANMYATRQAAFTNTETLYALVQCSTDLSPYDCNTCLRVAMENISSCCNASRGGRVLSRSCYLRYELYAFYEGANNESSKSPVPGKSKCNRRKTWIIIILTVAAALLVVVILGSLIFYHAMRYGNNDFQLQNFQRDGLNDGESAFFDLASIYAATGNFSESNLLGKGGFGPVYKGKLSDGKEVAVKRLSACSEQGTDEFTNEVMLIMKLQHKNLVKLLGLCVDGDEKLLVYEFMPNRSLDVFLFDKKERARLNWRTRIGIVHGIAKGTLYLHEDSRHRIIHRDLKASNVLLDKDMNPKISDFGMARMFAGSEGEANTTRIVGTYGYMAPEYAMEGLYSTKSDVFSFGVLLLEIITGKRNSEFNKSKRAPSLLAYAWQLWNEGKELELIDPLMADSCCSDEFSRSMHIGLLCVQEDPCERPTMSSVVLMLKRESSILTQPDRPAFSVGRFADYEANAGNCSVNALTISSISPR, from the exons ATGGCTTATAGTTTTCCcagttttgaaaaaacaattcaatttctttggctttgttttttcattagcAACCTTCTTGATCTTGCTCATGCCGATCCTCCTTACAGTGTTTGCTCAAACAATTCTAATTATTCAGCCAATAGTACATTCGAAAACAATCTCCATATCCTCATGTCCTCCATTCGTTCAAATGCATCAGTTTCGAAACTTTACAATACCTCTACTGGAAATGACCTTGACAGAATCTATGCTCAATATATGTGCATCAACTATATAACACATGATAGCTGCAGTACTTGCATAACGGCAGCATCACAAGATATCATGCAGGTTTGTCCAGGAGATAAGGAAGCAGTTGTATGGGAGGAGCTATGTCAATTGCGCTACTCGAATCAAAGTTTCTTAGGCCACTTGGATGTCTCAGGAAACATTGCCctagataataaaaaagatgttgagAATCCAGAGCAGTTCAGATTGGTGGTCAATGACACTTTGAGTGATCTTACCAAGCAGGTAGCTTTTAATGCTTCGGCAAATATGTACGCTACTAGACAAGCAGCCTTCACCAATACAGAAACACTGTATGCCTTGGTGCAATGTTCCACAGACTTATCTCCATATGATTGTAACACGTGCCTTCGGGTTGCCATGGAAAATATTTCCAGTTGCTGTAATGCTTCTCGTGGAGGGCGGGTTCTTAGCCGCAGTTGCTACTTAAGGTATGAGTTATACGCTTTCTATGAAGGTGCAAATAACGAATCTTCAAAAAGTCCAGTTCCAGGAAAAAGTAAGT GCAACCGAAGAAAAACATGGATTATTATCATCCTGACAGTTGCAGCAGCACTTCTCGTGGTGGTCATCTTAGGCTCCCTTATCTTCTATCACGCGATGAGATATGGA AACAATGATTTCCAGCTCCAAAATTTTCAGAGAGATGGCCTTAATGATGGGGAATCTGCATTTTTCGATTTGGCATCTATATATGCAGCTACTGGTAACTTCTCTGAGTCAAATTTGCTTGGAAAAGGTGGTTTTGGCCCTGTTTATAAG GGAAAATTGAGTGATGGAAAAGAAGTTGCAGTGAAGAGACTTTCAGCTTGCTCTGAGCAAGGCACAGATGAGTTTACCAATGAAGTTATGCTAATCATGAAACTCCAACACAAAAATCTTGTCAAGCTTCTCGGCCTTTGTGTTGATGGAGATGAAAAGCTTCTGGTCTATGAATTCATGCCTAACAGAAGCCTAGATGTTTTCCTCTTTG ATAAGAAGGAACGTGCACGGCTCAATTGGCGAACACGAATTGGTATCGTACATGGAATTGCAAAGGGCACTCTTTATCTCCATGAGGATTCTAGGCATAGAATTATTCATCGAGACCTGAAAGCTAGCAATGTGTTGTTGGACAAGGATATGAACCCAAAAATCTCAGACTTTGGAATGGCAAGGATGTTTGCAGGCAGTGAAGGCGAAGCCAATACTACTAGGATAGTTGGAACATA TGGATACATGGCACCAGAGTATGCAATGGAAGGATTATACTCCACCAAGTCTgatgtttttagttttggagTTCTTCTGCTTGAGATCATAACTGGAAAAAGGAATTCTGAATTCAACAAATCGAAACGTGCTCCGAGCCTCCTAGCTTAT GCATGGCAATTATGGAACGAAGGAAAAGAATTAGAGTTGATAGATCCACTGATGGCTGATTCATGCTGTTCGGATGAATTTTCGCGATCCATGCATATCGGTTTATTGTGCGTCCAAGAAGATCCTTGTGAGAGGCCTACCATGTCCTCGGTTGTTTTAATGCTGAAAAGAGAGAGTTCAATTCTTACCCAACCTGATCGGCCAGCATTTTCTGTGGGAAGATTCGCAGACTACGAGGCTAATGCTGGCAATTGTTCTGTCAATGCTTTAACAATTTCAAGTATTTCGCCCCGTTGA
- the LOC133703622 gene encoding cysteine-rich receptor-like protein kinase 10: protein MGHNFLSDAKTMLLLLYFSIANLLNLAYADPPYSFCSNTSPFVANSSFQNNLKSLMSYLASNASVSNQYHASAGNDPDRVYAQYMCYSYITNEKCSACIDAASQDIMQLCPNNRNATVWEELCQLRFSNKNFIGQLDFSGNIPLANRETIENSVQFISVVNENFSNLTKKAAFDHTQNMYPTGKLALSDIDTLYTLVQCTTDLSSHDCNTCLQVAIQNISSCCYFGRGARLLSRSCYFRFELYAFYEGAADTRTQKVYNFPRGKTLTILKIVLGTCIPTVVLAFLTASCIIYFRRLSRKETDEEKSHLAFLQELRKSSGSTFAEGNKVSSEELPWMMDLSVIRAATDNFSVSNKLGQGGFGSVYKGILSDGSEVAVKRLSRSSEQGVKEFKTEVLLIMKLQHKNLVRLLGFCVEGEEKLLVYEFMPNSSLDVFLFDPTKRAELDWSSRIDIINGIAKGMLYLHEDSRLRIVHRDLKASNVLLDNEMNPKISDFGMARIFSSNEDEANTARIVGTYGYMAPEYAMEGLYSTKSDVFSFGVLLLEIISGRKKAGYHQSKCAPSLLAYAWQLWNEGNKAELIDPMLSDSCNADEFSRYMHIGLLCVQEDASDRPTMSSVVLMLKSQNSFLPQPERPAFVGRFMDNLEATVSNFSVNEMTLSDVGPRG, encoded by the exons ATGGGTCATAATTTTCTCAGTGATGCGAAGACCATGCTTTTGTTGTTGTACTTTTCCATTGCCAACCTTCTTAATCTTGCTTATGCTGATCCACCCTACAGTTTTTGCTCAAATACATCTCCTTTTGTAGCTAATAGTTCATTTCAAAACAATCTCAAGtccctcatgtcttatcttgcCTCAAATGCTTCTGTGTCGAATCAATATCATGCCTCTGCTGGAAATGACCCTGATAGAGTCTATGCTCAGTATATGTGCTACAGCTACATAACAAACGAAAAGTGCAGTGCCTGCATTGATGCAGCATCACAAGATATCATGCAACTCTGTCCAAACAATAGAAATGCAACTGTATGGGAAGAGCTGTGCCAGTTGCGCTTCTCGAATAAAAATTTCATAGGTCAGCTTGATTTCTCAGGAAACATTCCCTTAGCTAATAGAGAGACGATTGAAAATTCAGTACAGTTTATATCAGTAGTGAACGAAAATTTTAGTAATCTTACCAAGAAGGCTGCTTTTGATCATACGCAGAATATGTATCCTACAGGAAAATTAGCCTTATCGGATATAGACACCCTTTATACTCTGGTACAGTGCACTACAGATTTGTCATCTCACGATTGTAACACATGCCTTCAGGTTGCCATACAAAATATTTCAAGTTGCTGCTATTTCGGTCGAGGGGCACGGCTTCTTAGCCGGAGTTGCTATTTTAGGTTTGAGTTATACGCATTCTATGAAGGCGCAGCTGATACGCGAACACAAAAGg tgtataaTTTTCCTAGAGGGAAGACATTGACGATTTTGAAGATTGTCCTTGGAACTTGTATACCAACAGTTGTTCTTGCATTTCTCACCGCATCGTGTATCATCTACTTTCGGCGATTAAGCAGAAAAGAAACAG ATGAGGAAAAAAGTCACCTTGCTTTCTTACAGGAACTGAGAAAATCTAGCGGATCGACATTCGCAGAAGGTAATAAGGTGAGTTCTGAGGAATTACCTTGGATGATGGACCTGAGTGTTATAAGAGCTGCGACAGATAACTTCTCTGTTTCAAACAAGCTTGGACAGGGTGGATTTGGCTCTGTTTACAAG GGGATACTAAGCGATGGAAGCGAAGTTGCAGTGAAGAGACTATCAAGAAGTTCAGAGCAGGGcgtaaaagaattcaaaactgaaGTTCTATTAATAATGAAACTTCAGCACAAAAATCTTGTCAGGCTGCTTGGTTTTTGTGTTGAAGGAGAGGAAAAGCTCCTCGTCTATGAATTCATGCCTAACAGCAGccttgatgtttttctttttg ATCCTACGAAACGAGCAGAACTTGATTGGAGCAGTAGAATTGATATTATAAATGGAATTGCAAAGGGAATGCTCTATCTTCACGAGGATTCTAGGCTTAGAATCGTTCATCGAGACCTAAAAGCTTCTAATGTATTGTTAGACAATGAGATGAATCCGAAGATTTCTGACTTTGGAATGGCAAGGATTTTTTCAAGCAATGAAGACGAAGCCAATACTGCTCGAATAGTAGGAACATA TGGATACATGGCACCAGAATATGCAATGGAGGGATTATATTCAACCAAATCTgatgtttttagttttggagTTCTCTTGCTTGAGATCATAAGCGGGAGAAAGAAAGCTGGATACCACCAATCAAAATGTGCTCCTAGCCTCCTTGCATAT GCCTGGCAATTATGGAACGAAGGAAATAAAGCAGAGTTGATTGATCCAATGCTGTCTGATTCATGCAATGCAGACGAATTCTCACGTTACATGCACATTGGTTTATTATGTGTTCAAGAAGATGCTAGCGACAGACCTACCATGTCATCTGTTGTCTTAATGCTGAAAAGCCAAAATTCATTTCTTCCCCAACCTGAGCGGCCGGCTTTTGTGGGAAGATTCATGGACAACCTGGAGGCAACTGTTAGCAATTTCTCTGTCAATGAAATGACACTTTCTGATGTTGGTCCACGCGGATGA
- the LOC133703621 gene encoding uncharacterized protein LOC133703621 produces the protein MSRTTPSAQKSLKNCWQMKEVVERYDLALAKWMSDACVPFNVVNSVYYQHVIDVIVAMSPGYKGPHLHAIRGYYLVKAVDEVKIYVESYREIWKKSGCTLMANGWTYQKRRHQLFREVVLYVGVENIVHVVVDNAINYIAAGKLLMEEFPLMFWSSCAAHCINLILQDIGKLQSVCSIVDHAFGITKYIYNHCYPLYLTRKFTKGKEIHRSAPIRFATNFIVLQNILAHKDELRAMVTSREWVSYAYAKYSKEKKFVESVRLSILGRICNNCANK, from the exons ATGTCGAGAACAACTCCTAGTGCTCAAAAGTCTCTTAAGAATTGTTGGCAAATGAAGGAAGTAGTTGAACGGTATGATCTTGCTTTAGCGAAGTGGATGAGTGATGCATGTGTGCCATTTAATGTTGTTAACTCTGTGTATTATCAGCATGTCATAGATGTTATAGTAGCCATGAGTCCTGGTTATAAAGGACCACACTTGCATGCTATTCGTGGTTATTACTTGGTAAAAGCGGTTGATGAAGTGAAGATTTATGTTGAGAGTTATCGAGAGATTTGGAAGAAGAGtggttgcacattaatggctaATGGATGGACATATCAGAAGAGAAGG CATCAGTTATTTAGAGAGGTTGTTTTGTATGTTGGGGTAGAAAACATTGTACATGTGGTGGTTGATAATGCTATAAATTACATTGCTGCTGGCAAGTTATTGATGGAAGAATTTCCTTTAATGTTTTGGTCTTCTTGTGCTGCTCATTGCATCAACCTCATACTCCAGGACATTGGTAAATTGCAGTCAGTTTGTTCTATTGTTGATCATGCTTTTGGTATCACAAAGTACATTTATAATCATTGTTATCCATTGTATTTGACAAGGAAGTTCactaaaggaaaagaaatacatCGTTCAGCTCCTATTCGTTTTGCTACCAATTTCATTGTATTGCAAAACATTTTAGCTCATAAAGATGAGTTGAGAGCTATGGTGACATCTAGGGAATGGGTTTCATATGCTTATGCTAAAtatagcaaagaaaaaaagtttgttgAAAGTGTTAGACTCTCTATTTTGGGAAGAATATGCAATAATTGTGCGAATAAGTGA